From a single Hemibagrus wyckioides isolate EC202008001 linkage group LG27, SWU_Hwy_1.0, whole genome shotgun sequence genomic region:
- the LOC131347406 gene encoding high choriolytic enzyme 1-like, translated as MHLLQNILFLLSISLVQSRAIKALDNKLSGENDNSVDADYFSVSAIIERANKNVGKLKGGLIITHGDIVVYPGLQNADPCTSCQCKWPSGRDGKVKVPYFISSQYAPSERFVIYRALKSFQKSTCVQFVPRTIERDFIHIVSHKGCYSSVGRRGGSQILSIDRTGCVYHKTIQHELLHALGFHHEQTRSDRDDHVRILYENVIPGEERNFEKFDTNNLNTPYDYNSVMHYSRYAFSKNELPTIVPIPDNDVPIGNATEMSDNDILRVNRLYCSE; from the exons ATGCATCTGCTGCAAAACATCCTGTTTCTGCTCAGCATCAGTCTTGTTCAGAGCCGTGCCATAAAG GCATTGGATAATAAGCTCTCTGGGGAGAATG ATAACAGTGTTGATGCAGATTATTTCTCTGTATCTGCCATAATTGAAAGAGCCAACAAAAATGTCG GAAAGCTGAAGGGTGGTTTGATCATTACACATGGTGACATAGTGGTGTACCCTGGGCTCCAGAATGCAGATCCATGTACTTCTTGCCAGTGCAAGTGGCCCAGTGGCAGGGATGGGAAGGTTAAAGTGCCCTACTTCATTTCCAGTCAGTATG CACCCTCTGAAAGATTTGTTATTTATCGTGCTCTGAAATCCTTTCAAAAGTCAACCTGTGTCCAGTTCGTACCTCGCACCATTGAAAGAGACTTCATACATATAGTCTCACACAAGGG GTGCTACTCTTCAGTGGGTCGTAGGGGTGGAAGCCAGATTCTTTCCATAGACCGCACTGGCTGTGTTTACCATAAGACCATCCAACATGAGCTTCTGCATGCTCTGGGCTTTCATCATGAGCAGACTCGTAGTGACCGTGATGATCATGTCAGAATCCTCTACGAAAATGTTATTCCTG GAGAAGAACGCAATTTTGAGAAATTCGACACCAACAATCTGAACACTCCATATGATTACAATTCTGTCATGCACTATTCAAG gTATGCTTTCTCCAAGAACGAGCTACCAACCATTGTCCCTATACCAGACAATGACGTTCCCATTGGAAATGCAACTGAAATGAGTGACAATGACATTCTACGTGTTAACAGACTCTATTGCAGTGAATGA
- the mtch2 gene encoding mitochondrial carrier homolog 2 translates to MAETCGQVLLGSGLTVLSHPLMYIKVLVQVGHEPLPPTLGRNLFGRQVYQLPGLFAYAKHIIKIDGKAGLFKGLTPRLCAGTIGTIVHSKVLQKCQENKLEVMNSGQKTEEGSLQHVVNETTKEMIARSCATIVTHPFHVITLRCMVQFIGRETKYSGVFDSIITIYREEGILGFFAGLIPRLLGDIFSLWICNMLAHFINSYAIDDSMSHTSEMKNCSQAATGFLASMLTYPFVLVSNLMTINNCGLAGGLPPYAETYKTWLGCWRHLSREGNMSRGNSLFFRKVPVGKMYAIDQKRFF, encoded by the exons ATGGCGGAAACATGTGGCCAAGTACTATTAGGGTCCGGGCTGACTGTCCTTTCCCACCCTCTTATGTACATTAAGGTTTTAGTACAG GTGGGACATGAACCTCTTCCACCAACTCTTGGCAGGAACTTGTTTGGCAGACAGGTGTATCAGCTTCCTGGACTCTTTGCTTATG cCAAACACATAATAAAGATCGATGGGAAGGCAGGCCTGTTTAAAGGTCTTACCCCCAGACTGTGTGCAGGGACCATCGGCACCATTGTCCACAGTAAAGTGCTGCAG AAATGCCAGGAGAACAAATTGGAG GTCATGAacagtggccagaaaacagagGAGGGATCTTTGCAGCATGTAGTCAATGAG ACAACAAAGGAGATGATAGCACGCTCCTGTGCCACAATTGTCACACATCCATTCCATG TGATAACCCTTAGATGCATGGTCCAATTTATTGGAAGAGAAACCAAGTATAG TGGTGTCTTTGATTCCATTATCACTATCTACAGAGAAGAAGGAATCCTTGGGTTTTTTGC TGGCCTCATCCCACGTCTTCTTGGCGATATCTTCTCTCTGTGGATCTGCAACATGCTTGCTCACTTTATCAACTCGTATGCAATAGATGACTCA ATGAGTCATACGAGTGAAATGAAGAACTGCTCTCAGGCTGCCACTGGG TTTCTTGCCAGTATGCTGACATACCCTTTTGTGTTGGTCTCCAACCTGATGACGATCAATAACTGTGG GTTGGCTGGTGGTTTACCCCCTTACGCGGAAACCTATAAAACCTGGCTTGGCTGCTGGAGACACCTGAGCCGAGAG gGTAATATGAGCAGAGGCAACAGTTTATTCTTCAGGAAGGTGCCAGTGGGGAAGATGTACGCCATTGACCAGAAGCGATTTTTCTGA